A stretch of the Candidatus Bathyarchaeota archaeon genome encodes the following:
- a CDS encoding aspartate aminotransferase family protein, with the protein MKIEEVKPLEDEVNELIEKANKYLITSMVKKIEPVVVAEAKEAIIRDIAGKEYIDCFAGISVVNAGHCQPKIVNAAIEQAKKLIHACAYVYYIPPVIELAKKLAEITPPSLQKTFFGNSGAEAIECAIKLARKYTKKYEIISLMCSFHGRSIGTLSVTGQAGRRKYDMGPYLSSVSFAPPPYCYRCFFEKEYPNCDVLCARSVRNVIDYSTSKGIAAFIAEPIMGEGGIIVPPPDYFKIVKEILDENNILFIADEVQTGFGRTGKLFAIEHYGIEPDMITMAKGIANGFPISACITKPEIGNSFEPGDHLSTFGGNPVSAAAALANIEFMLEERLPEKAVEKGKYIIKRLNEMREKYKIIGDIRGKGLMIGIELVKNRGKKTPALEETGKIRDLCRKKGLLIGSGGVKGCTLRIQPPLVIKKEQIDKALNILEESIKEASN; encoded by the coding sequence AGAACCTGTAGTGGTTGCTGAAGCGAAAGAAGCCATTATAAGGGATATTGCTGGAAAGGAGTATATAGATTGCTTCGCTGGAATTTCAGTTGTAAATGCAGGACATTGTCAACCTAAAATTGTTAATGCTGCTATTGAACAGGCAAAAAAACTTATTCATGCATGTGCCTACGTGTATTATATTCCACCTGTTATTGAGCTTGCTAAAAAACTAGCGGAAATTACACCACCATCTTTACAAAAAACCTTTTTTGGTAATAGTGGAGCTGAAGCTATTGAATGTGCTATAAAACTTGCTAGAAAGTATACCAAAAAATATGAGATAATATCATTGATGTGTTCTTTTCATGGAAGATCAATTGGTACCTTAAGTGTAACTGGGCAAGCTGGAAGAAGAAAATATGATATGGGGCCATATCTTTCTAGTGTAAGTTTTGCACCGCCACCTTACTGCTATCGCTGCTTCTTCGAAAAAGAATATCCAAACTGCGATGTGCTTTGTGCTAGATCCGTTCGTAATGTGATAGACTACTCTACTAGTAAGGGAATAGCAGCATTCATAGCTGAACCTATTATGGGTGAGGGAGGTATTATTGTGCCGCCACCTGATTATTTTAAAATTGTGAAAGAAATATTAGATGAAAACAACATTTTATTTATAGCAGATGAGGTGCAAACTGGATTCGGTAGAACAGGAAAATTATTTGCAATTGAACATTATGGAATAGAACCTGACATGATAACGATGGCTAAAGGAATAGCAAATGGTTTTCCAATAAGCGCGTGTATAACTAAACCTGAAATCGGTAATTCATTTGAACCTGGCGATCATCTTTCAACATTTGGTGGCAATCCAGTATCAGCCGCGGCTGCGCTTGCAAATATAGAATTTATGCTGGAAGAAAGACTTCCTGAAAAAGCTGTTGAAAAGGGTAAATATATTATAAAGCGACTGAATGAGATGAGAGAAAAATATAAAATTATCGGTGATATTCGAGGAAAAGGATTAATGATAGGGATTGAGCTTGTGAAAAATAGAGGAAAAAAAACTCCTGCTTTAGAAGAAACAGGAAAAATAAGGGATCTATGCAGAAAGAAAGGGTTATTAATAGGTTCAGGTGGCGTTAAAGGGTGCACACTTAGAATTCAACCACCTTTAGTCATTAAAAAAGAGCAAATAGATAAAGCGTTAAACATTCTAGAAGAATCGATAAAAGAAGCTTCAAATTAA
- a CDS encoding CoA-acylating methylmalonate-semialdehyde dehydrogenase, whose translation MLTIKNYVNGEWKESRSEKILDVVNPATQRVLAKVPVSTREEFDEAVKAAWEAFPRWSETPPVARARLLMRLKELMEERFEELSRIQTMEHGKTIDESRGETRRGIENVEVAMGTPSLMMGYLLQDIAVGMDEFAYKVPLGVFGIIGPFNFPFMVPLWFAPFAVATGNCIIIKPSSEDPISQMKIAELVEEAGFPPGVWNVVNGGRDVVSAMLDHPDINGVCFVGSTPVGKIIYERCGATGKRVIAQGGAKNFIIVMPDAVLDKTIAACMTSFFGNTGQRCLSGANLVVCGEGLNEHEFNNFYDKVVNAFVKAASEIRVGYGLDERVQMGPLRDKEKKQKMLTYIEKGIKEGAKLKLDGRKIKLIGDLPHDAFLNPTVFTDVTSDMFIAREELFGPIASIMRVKSLNEAIEMVHGNPYGNSSAIFTQNGKWAREFIYRVKVGNVGVNVGIVAPMSFFPFGGMKQSFFGILHGQKECIDFFTDRKVVIQRWF comes from the coding sequence ATGTTGACTATAAAAAATTATGTTAATGGTGAATGGAAAGAGTCTAGGTCTGAGAAGATTTTGGATGTTGTGAATCCTGCTACTCAAAGAGTGCTGGCTAAAGTACCTGTTTCCACACGTGAAGAGTTTGATGAAGCTGTTAAAGCTGCTTGGGAGGCTTTTCCAAGATGGAGTGAGACTCCACCTGTTGCTAGAGCAAGGCTTCTTATGCGACTTAAAGAGCTTATGGAAGAACGGTTTGAAGAATTATCTAGAATTCAAACTATGGAGCATGGAAAAACTATTGATGAATCAAGGGGTGAAACAAGACGTGGAATTGAAAATGTTGAGGTTGCTATGGGCACCCCTTCTTTAATGATGGGTTATCTTTTACAAGATATAGCTGTTGGTATGGATGAATTTGCTTATAAAGTGCCTTTAGGTGTTTTTGGTATTATAGGCCCGTTTAATTTTCCTTTTATGGTGCCTTTATGGTTTGCGCCTTTCGCTGTAGCTACTGGAAACTGTATAATTATAAAGCCTTCAAGTGAAGATCCTATCAGCCAAATGAAAATTGCTGAGCTTGTGGAGGAAGCTGGTTTTCCACCAGGAGTTTGGAATGTGGTTAATGGTGGTAGAGATGTTGTTTCAGCTATGCTTGATCACCCAGATATTAACGGTGTATGTTTTGTTGGATCAACTCCAGTAGGTAAAATTATTTATGAAAGATGCGGTGCTACAGGTAAAAGGGTTATTGCTCAAGGTGGTGCGAAAAACTTTATTATTGTTATGCCTGATGCTGTTTTAGATAAAACTATTGCAGCATGCATGACTTCATTTTTTGGTAATACAGGTCAAAGATGCCTTTCCGGAGCTAATTTAGTAGTTTGTGGAGAAGGTCTTAATGAGCATGAATTTAATAATTTTTATGATAAAGTTGTGAATGCTTTCGTTAAAGCAGCTTCAGAAATTAGAGTTGGTTATGGACTTGATGAAAGAGTTCAAATGGGACCTTTAAGAGATAAAGAAAAAAAGCAAAAAATGTTAACTTATATAGAGAAGGGTATAAAGGAGGGGGCTAAGCTTAAGCTTGATGGAAGAAAAATTAAGCTTATAGGGGATTTGCCTCATGATGCCTTTCTTAACCCAACAGTTTTTACAGATGTAACTTCTGATATGTTTATTGCAAGAGAAGAGCTTTTCGGCCCTATAGCTTCAATAATGAGAGTTAAAAGTTTAAATGAAGCAATAGAAATGGTTCACGGCAATCCATACGGTAATTCATCAGCGATATTTACTCAAAACGGTAAATGGGCAAGAGAATTCATTTATAGAGTTAAAGTTGGAAATGTTGGTGTTAACGTTGGGATAGTTGCACCCATGTCCTTTTTCCCATTTGGGGGAATGAAACAATCGTTTTTTGGTATTCTTCATGGACAAAAAGAATGTATAGACTTCTTTACGGATAGAAAAGTGGTTATTCAAAGGTGGTTTTAA
- the ala gene encoding alanine dehydrogenase yields MEILILGDREVKALITIEEAIKAVEEAFKEKNLGKVQMPLKSFLFYEKYNGDHRFMPAYLETLNISGVKIVNTHPENRKKYGLPTVTGIIVLVDPETGVILAILDATWITLIKTAAASAIATKYLARKEVENLGLIGAGLQAIAHIEALSYVMNINKVYVWSRTRETMDKFIKFITEQYPKINFTDSKTIEEVVKNSDVVTTLTPSKQPIVMEEWIKQGTHINAIGADAPGKQELDPKILKKAKIVIDDLEHNSYSGELNVPLVKGLISKKDIYAEIGEIILGKKPGRTSQNEITVFTSTGIAIQDISVAEIAYKKALKQNFGIKINLTGPTFKLLNLY; encoded by the coding sequence ATGGAGATTTTAATTCTAGGAGATCGTGAAGTTAAAGCATTAATTACAATAGAAGAAGCGATAAAAGCTGTTGAAGAAGCTTTTAAAGAGAAAAACCTTGGTAAAGTTCAAATGCCTCTTAAATCATTTCTTTTTTATGAAAAATATAATGGCGACCATAGGTTTATGCCAGCTTATTTAGAAACGTTAAACATTTCAGGAGTTAAAATAGTGAATACGCATCCTGAAAACAGAAAAAAATATGGTCTTCCAACAGTTACAGGCATAATAGTTTTAGTTGACCCTGAAACAGGAGTTATATTAGCAATTTTAGATGCGACATGGATAACTTTAATAAAAACAGCGGCTGCAAGTGCTATTGCAACAAAATATTTAGCGAGAAAAGAAGTTGAAAATTTAGGGTTAATTGGGGCCGGTCTTCAAGCAATAGCACATATTGAAGCTTTAAGCTATGTTATGAATATTAATAAAGTTTATGTTTGGAGTAGAACACGTGAAACTATGGATAAATTTATTAAATTTATAACTGAGCAATATCCAAAAATAAACTTTACAGATTCTAAAACTATAGAAGAAGTTGTTAAAAATAGCGATGTAGTAACAACTTTAACACCTTCAAAACAACCTATAGTAATGGAAGAATGGATTAAACAAGGCACTCATATAAATGCTATAGGAGCTGATGCACCTGGAAAGCAAGAGCTTGACCCAAAAATATTGAAAAAAGCAAAAATAGTTATTGACGATTTAGAGCATAATAGTTATAGTGGAGAATTAAATGTACCATTAGTTAAAGGCTTAATATCTAAAAAAGATATATATGCGGAAATAGGTGAAATTATTTTAGGTAAAAAACCAGGCAGAACATCCCAAAATGAAATCACAGTTTTCACATCAACAGGAATCGCAATCCAAGATATATCCGTAGCTGAAATAGCATATAAAAAAGCCTTAAAACAAAACTTCGGCATAAAAATAAACTTAACAGGACCAACATTTAAATTACTAAATCTTTATTAA